A window from Macaca nemestrina isolate mMacNem1 chromosome 8, mMacNem.hap1, whole genome shotgun sequence encodes these proteins:
- the LOC105483571 gene encoding ganglioside-induced differentiation-associated protein 1 isoform X3, whose protein sequence is MPDKGSMYYPRVQHYRELLDSLPMDAYTHGCILHPELTVDSMIPAYATTRIRSQIGNTESELKKLAEENPDLQEAYIAKQKRLKSKLLDHDNVKYLKKILDELEKVLDQVETELQRRNEETPEEGQQPWLCGESFTLADVSLAVTLHRLKFLGFARRNWGNGKRPNLETYYERVLKRKTFNKVLGHVNNILISAVLPTAFRVAKKRAPKVLGTTLVVGLLAGVGYFAFMLFRKRLGSMILAFRPRPNYF, encoded by the exons ATGCCTGATAAAGGAAGCATGTATTACCCACGGGTACAACATTACCGAGAGCTGCTTGACTCCTTGCCAATGGATGCCTATACACATGGCTGCATTTTACATCCTGAGTTAACTGTGGACTCCATGATCCCGGCTTATGCAACTACAAGGATTCGTa GCCAAATTGGAAACACAGAGTCTGAGCTGAAGAAACTTGCTGAAGAAAACCCAGATTTACAAGAAGCATACATTGCAAAACAGAAACGACTTAAA TCAAAGCTACTCGATCATGACAATGTCAAGTATTTGAAGAAAATTCTTGATGAGTTGGAGAAAGTCTTGGATCAGGTTGAAACTGAATtgcaaagaagaaatgaagaaacccCAG AAGAGGGCCAGCAACCTTGGCTCTGCGGTGAATCCTTCACCCTGGCAGACGTCTCACTTGCTGTCACATTGCATCGACTGAAGTTCCTGGGGTTTGCAAGGAGAAACTGGGGAAACGGAAAGCGACCAAACTTGGAAACCTATTACGAGCGTGTCttgaagagaaaaacatttaacaAGGTTTTAGGACATGTCAACAATATATTAATCTCTGCAGTGCTGCCAACAGCATTCCGGGTGGCCAAGAAAAGGGCCCCAAAAGTTCTTGGCACGACCCTTGTGGTTGGTTTGCTTGCAGGAGTGGGATATTTTGCTTTTATGCTTTTCAGAAAGAGGCTTGGCAGCATGATATTAGCATTTAGACCCAGACCAAATTATTTCTAG